In one Phycisphaerae bacterium genomic region, the following are encoded:
- a CDS encoding protein kinase: MSTDPPSDLDGGRSPERRLIDAAFEQELSSPAEPSPVSGDASSPCAFADRISGYEIAGEIHRGGQGVVYLAVQEGTKRKVAIKVMREGPFAGPRDKARFDREVEVLGQLNHPNIVAIHNSGSVGGMFYFVMDYISGQPLDVWMASGKRSIEETLKLFAKICEAVNAAHLKGVIHRDLKPGNIRIDSQGEPHVLDFGLAKMAAGTEASVMTVTGQFIGSLPWSSPEQAEGIPGRIDTRTDVYSLGVIVYQMLTGRFPYEVVGNIRDVLDRIIKTEPAKPSTIRRQINDEVETIVLKCLSKERERRYQSAGELARDIGHYLAGDPIEAKRDSALYVLKKSLRRYRVPVTIAGSFFVLTTLSLAVSTTLWQKAARERGQADRQRQAAEFQAYIANIAAADAALRADDVGTAKTRLNQCPQSLRQWEWFHLAAMCDQSITTIRGIRAIHRNAWVPCVHFSPDGKWIITRSEDSSARLWDAATGVLLVRFCGHTREVLCASFSPDGKRIVTGSQDKTAKLWDAATGAELATLRGHTDAVWTVVFDQDGRLIATGSDDRTARLWDAATGAEVAMLSGHSDAVDHVAFGLNGKRVLTHCFDETMSRLWDTATGTEVTTFHDHPGTTSFNPDGTLVFTYSGDSGVSLCSAETGAEVLALRGSTGQASRARFSPDGKQVATWSGEDAVKLWDTATGGELTTLRGHSGRVWYVAFSPDGRKVITTSGEDYTTRVYDVATGAQLVMLNGHTDRVQVVEFSPDSGKILTACEDGTARLWDPATGAELTTYLGHPGAIMFGKFSPDGKRIVTLASDVTARLWDTTPWPGAATLRGHVKGISHVVFTPHGERIITASDDGVVRLWDMATRAELASLRGHADAVGAIDVSFDGRRIVTGSMDKTAKVWDMATGAELTTLRGHTGGIDSVAFSPDGTRIVTRAYDYTARLWDAATGAAVANLGDYAWNTDCFAFSPHGQRIVTLCDDSTARLWDTPTGNQVTTLRGHTSYLRCVAYSPDGKLIVTGSDDKTARLWDAVSGTEVAVLRGHTDTVGGAEFSPDGAQIVTWSDDGTARIWHAATWAEVAKLDCHAIEILQVTHSPNGRRIVITGNSNTATMWDTTMGKEVAMLRSHTGYAREITFSPDGSLITASDGTSVRLWDSVPYAQRYAERQAALAAMEKAKPIVAALRDRLGDWAKVATAIEEDTSMDDVLRHQALNLVLKSSSAEINARLATQPSTQPAADSPASRPATQPAPTLRSASVSAQEGEASALQDSTIAQLASSAFEASSSSHTTCSRAGRSHV, from the coding sequence ATGTCCACGGACCCACCCTCAGACCTGGATGGCGGAAGGTCGCCGGAGCGACGGCTGATCGACGCTGCGTTCGAGCAGGAGCTCAGCTCGCCGGCCGAGCCTTCGCCCGTCTCCGGCGACGCGAGTTCGCCGTGCGCTTTCGCGGACCGCATCTCCGGCTATGAAATCGCCGGGGAGATCCATCGTGGCGGGCAAGGCGTCGTCTACCTGGCCGTCCAGGAGGGCACCAAACGCAAGGTGGCCATCAAAGTGATGCGCGAGGGGCCATTTGCCGGCCCCAGGGATAAGGCCCGCTTTGATCGCGAGGTGGAGGTCCTCGGCCAGCTCAACCACCCGAATATCGTGGCCATCCACAACAGCGGCAGCGTGGGCGGGATGTTCTATTTCGTGATGGACTACATCTCCGGCCAGCCGCTGGACGTCTGGATGGCCAGCGGCAAGCGGAGCATCGAGGAGACGCTGAAGCTGTTTGCCAAGATCTGCGAGGCAGTGAACGCCGCGCACCTGAAGGGCGTGATCCACCGGGACCTCAAGCCGGGTAACATCCGGATCGACAGCCAGGGCGAGCCGCACGTTCTGGATTTCGGCCTGGCCAAAATGGCCGCCGGGACCGAGGCTTCTGTGATGACCGTGACCGGCCAGTTCATAGGCAGTCTGCCGTGGTCCTCGCCCGAGCAGGCTGAGGGTATTCCCGGCAGGATCGACACCCGCACCGACGTCTACTCGCTGGGGGTGATTGTGTACCAGATGCTGACGGGGCGGTTCCCCTACGAGGTCGTGGGCAACATCCGTGACGTACTCGACCGAATCATCAAGACCGAGCCGGCCAAGCCGAGTACTATCCGCCGTCAGATCAACGACGAAGTCGAGACCATCGTCCTCAAGTGCCTGAGCAAGGAACGGGAGCGGCGTTACCAGAGCGCGGGGGAGTTGGCCCGGGACATCGGCCATTACCTGGCCGGCGATCCGATCGAAGCCAAGCGGGACAGCGCTCTATATGTGCTTAAGAAGAGCCTGCGACGGTACAGAGTGCCGGTGACTATAGCGGGGAGCTTTTTCGTCCTGACTACACTGTCGCTTGCTGTATCGACGACTCTCTGGCAGAAAGCGGCCCGCGAGCGCGGCCAAGCTGATCGACAACGGCAAGCCGCTGAGTTCCAGGCGTACATCGCCAACATAGCAGCTGCGGATGCGGCGCTGCGGGCCGATGATGTGGGCACTGCTAAAACGCGCTTGAACCAGTGTCCACAGAGCCTGCGGCAATGGGAGTGGTTCCATCTCGCTGCGATGTGTGACCAAAGCATCACAACGATTCGAGGCATTCGCGCAATTCACAGGAACGCCTGGGTTCCTTGCGTTCACTTCAGCCCCGATGGCAAATGGATCATCACAAGGTCTGAAGACAGCTCGGCTAGGTTATGGGACGCCGCCACCGGCGTTTTGTTAGTCAGGTTTTGCGGACACACGAGGGAGGTCCTGTGCGCCAGCTTCAGCCCGGACGGCAAGCGCATCGTCACGGGGTCTCAGGATAAAACGGCCAAGTTGTGGGATGCAGCTACCGGTGCCGAACTCGCCACGCTCCGCGGGCATACCGATGCCGTCTGGACGGTTGTGTTCGATCAGGATGGCAGGCTGATTGCCACGGGATCTGACGATCGCACGGCGAGGCTCTGGGATGCGGCCACTGGGGCTGAAGTGGCGATGCTCAGTGGTCATAGCGATGCTGTCGACCATGTTGCTTTTGGCCTAAATGGCAAGCGTGTTCTCACGCATTGCTTTGACGAAACCATGAGCAGACTATGGGACACCGCCACAGGGACGGAGGTCACGACTTTCCACGACCACCCGGGTACGACATCTTTTAACCCAGATGGCACATTGGTCTTCACGTACTCCGGAGATAGTGGAGTTAGCCTCTGCAGCGCGGAGACTGGGGCGGAGGTGCTGGCGCTCCGTGGAAGTACAGGCCAGGCTTCTCGTGCGAGGTTTAGCCCAGATGGTAAACAGGTCGCGACATGGTCTGGTGAAGACGCCGTCAAGTTGTGGGATACCGCCACCGGCGGCGAACTCACCACGCTCCGCGGCCATTCCGGCCGTGTCTGGTACGTCGCTTTCAGCCCTGATGGCAGGAAGGTCATCACGACTTCTGGAGAAGACTACACGACGAGAGTCTATGACGTGGCCACCGGGGCCCAATTAGTCATGCTCAACGGGCACACCGACAGAGTTCAGGTCGTCGAGTTTAGTCCCGACAGCGGGAAAATCCTTACAGCATGTGAGGACGGCACCGCCAGACTTTGGGACCCAGCCACGGGGGCAGAGCTGACCACTTACCTGGGCCATCCTGGTGCAATCATGTTCGGAAAGTTCAGCCCGGACGGCAAGAGGATCGTCACCCTGGCTAGTGACGTCACAGCCAGATTGTGGGACACTACACCTTGGCCCGGGGCGGCCACGCTCCGGGGACACGTAAAAGGGATCTCCCACGTTGTGTTCACGCCACACGGCGAACGAATCATTACCGCATCTGACGATGGTGTAGTCAGACTTTGGGATATGGCTACGAGAGCGGAGTTAGCGTCGCTGCGGGGCCACGCCGACGCGGTCGGTGCAATCGATGTCAGCTTCGACGGCAGACGAATCGTGACGGGATCGATGGACAAGACGGCCAAGGTGTGGGATATGGCCACAGGCGCCGAGCTGACCACCTTACGGGGTCATACTGGGGGGATTGACTCCGTTGCTTTCAGTCCGGACGGCACACGCATCGTCACCCGGGCATACGATTACACAGCCAGATTGTGGGACGCCGCCACCGGAGCTGCGGTGGCCAATCTTGGGGACTATGCGTGGAATACAGATTGCTTCGCCTTCTCTCCGCACGGTCAGCGGATTGTCACGCTGTGCGATGACTCAACCGCGAGGTTATGGGATACACCTACCGGAAATCAAGTTACCACCCTTCGGGGTCACACCTCCTATCTCAGGTGTGTTGCCTATAGCCCAGATGGCAAGCTAATCGTCACGGGTTCGGACGACAAGACCGCCAGACTCTGGGACGCAGTCAGTGGGACGGAGGTGGCCGTGCTCCGAGGACACACCGACACGGTGGGAGGAGCCGAGTTCAGCCCGGACGGGGCGCAGATCGTGACGTGGTCCGACGATGGCACAGCCAGAATCTGGCACGCAGCTACCTGGGCGGAGGTAGCCAAGCTTGACTGCCATGCCATTGAGATCCTGCAGGTGACCCACAGTCCAAACGGGAGGCGGATCGTGATAACTGGAAACAGCAACACCGCCACGATGTGGGATACAACCATGGGGAAAGAGGTTGCTATGCTTCGCAGTCATACGGGCTACGCACGGGAGATCACCTTCAGCCCAGATGGCAGCCTCATCACGGCATCTGACGGTACAAGTGTACGGCTCTGGGACAGTGTGCCCTACGCCCAGCGTTATGCTGAGCGGCAGGCCGCCCTCGCGGCGATGGAAAAAGCCAAGCCCATCGTCGCCGCGCTGCGTGATCGCCTCGGTGACTGGGCCAAGGTCGCAACGGCTATCGAGGAGGACACATCGATGGACGATGTGCTCCGCCACCAGGCGCTGAACCTCGTGCTCAAGTCCTCTTCGGCCGAAATCAACGCCCGCTTGGCCACGCAGCCGAGCACCCAGCCAGCCGCAGATTCGCCAGCCTCTCGGCCAGCCACCCAACCAGCACCCACACTCCGGTCGGCGTCAGTATCTGCGCAGGAGGGTGAAGCTTCGGCACTTCAGGACAGCACGATTGCACAGTTGGCGAGTTCGGCATTTGAGGCTTCGTCGTCTTCGCACACCACGTGCTCGCGCGCCGGGAGGAGCCATGTCTAG
- a CDS encoding protein kinase: protein MSSEPPIDSRADASPERRLIDAAFEQELSLPAEPSPVSGDASSPCAFADRISGYEIAGEIHRGGQGVVYLAVQEGTKRKVAIKVMREGPFAGPRDKARFDREVEVLGQLNHPNIVAIHNSGSVGGMFYFVMDYISGQPLDVWMASGKRSIEETLKLFAKICEAVNAAHLKGVIHRDLKPGNIRIDSQGEPHVLDFGLAKMAAGTEASVMTVTGQFIGSLPWSSPEQAEGIPGRIDTRTDVYSLGVIVYQMLTGRFPYEVVGNIRDVLDRIIKTEPAKPSTIRRQINDEVETIVLKCLSKERERRYQSAGELARDIGHYLAGDPIEAKRDSALYVLRKQLRRHLGPVLVGVSFVVMLVFSCALAWMMYAQQRQMSWREQKVAEDRQKSLARTQADLHRVLLERAAAVRVARRPGYRREVWASLHEAAALDIPDRNMGEIQEQILSCLSDFVGLDPLDSPEVDRVQHRLPSAVFRSIIAEHRQSDRFVWALSPNERFLAGASWLSAVRGAPISIWDDDGVKSATTASPVSYVQDMEFTPDNQFLVVGGGEGWAAFQMPDLSRYGFVRGDKIDSVAVHPMGRMLATSGNSPMVELWSLTSNRLLAQLESSLPEGGRNIEFSADGTVLLALDGGGAIRRAWSVGGTPERRIFGGHQGGITGLSFSPDGAYLASASKDMTVKIWNTVSGRLEGTCEGHRAAIQSLSFSPEAPFLVSGDWAGDVRLWNAHTAQFVQALDQPKFLAQVWRVRFSPSGRYLAVGGSNGLAIWRIEHTSGVLRASIVSSHEGLAVRDVAIHPAEHEFVFAVDEGRLYRATLEDQPVPLSVPLTVRFPVYSLHFTYDGHWLRFVGQDNSIATYDWCSSSQIAATTEKFDQCLTAVSGQGRWLAARRPANRLLVYDLAADRVLFSLPPENTNIWSLEWSSDATALAEGRSNGELAVWNLEAVRQRLAEFRIAVASTIQELPVPMPIAMPSEQQPHAQFPSEQTFENTHPAN from the coding sequence ATGTCTAGCGAACCACCGATAGACTCGCGAGCCGACGCATCGCCGGAGCGACGGCTGATCGACGCTGCGTTCGAGCAGGAGCTCAGCTTGCCGGCCGAGCCTTCGCCCGTTTCCGGCGACGCGAGTTCGCCGTGCGCTTTCGCGGACCGCATCTCCGGCTATGAAATCGCCGGGGAGATCCATCGTGGCGGGCAAGGCGTCGTCTACCTGGCCGTCCAGGAGGGCACCAAACGCAAGGTGGCCATCAAAGTGATGCGCGAGGGGCCATTTGCCGGCCCCAGGGATAAGGCCCGCTTTGATCGCGAGGTGGAGGTCCTCGGCCAGCTCAACCACCCGAATATCGTGGCCATCCACAACAGCGGCAGCGTGGGCGGGATGTTCTATTTCGTGATGGACTACATCTCCGGCCAGCCGCTGGACGTCTGGATGGCCAGCGGCAAGCGGAGCATCGAGGAGACGCTGAAGCTGTTTGCCAAGATCTGCGAGGCAGTGAACGCCGCGCACCTGAAGGGCGTGATCCACCGGGACCTCAAGCCGGGTAACATCCGGATCGACAGCCAGGGCGAGCCGCACGTTCTGGATTTCGGCCTGGCCAAAATGGCCGCCGGGACCGAGGCTTCTGTGATGACCGTGACCGGCCAGTTCATAGGCAGTCTGCCGTGGTCCTCGCCCGAGCAGGCTGAGGGTATTCCCGGCAGGATCGACACCCGCACCGACGTCTACTCGCTGGGGGTGATTGTGTACCAGATGCTGACGGGGCGGTTCCCCTACGAGGTCGTGGGCAACATCCGTGACGTACTCGACCGAATCATCAAGACCGAGCCGGCCAAGCCGAGTACTATCCGCCGTCAGATCAACGACGAAGTCGAGACCATCGTCCTCAAGTGCCTGAGCAAGGAACGGGAGCGCCGTTACCAGAGCGCGGGGGAGTTGGCCCGGGACATCGGCCATTACTTGGCCGGCGATCCGATCGAAGCCAAGCGGGACAGCGCGCTCTATGTTCTGCGAAAGCAACTTCGAAGACACCTCGGGCCAGTCCTTGTCGGCGTGAGCTTCGTCGTAATGCTGGTGTTTTCTTGCGCTCTTGCATGGATGATGTATGCGCAGCAACGCCAAATGAGCTGGCGAGAGCAGAAGGTTGCCGAAGATCGCCAGAAATCGTTGGCCCGAACACAGGCCGACCTGCATCGGGTGCTGCTTGAACGTGCCGCGGCGGTTCGCGTGGCCCGGCGACCAGGTTATCGCCGCGAAGTATGGGCAAGCTTGCATGAGGCCGCCGCGCTGGATATTCCGGATCGGAACATGGGTGAGATCCAAGAGCAGATTCTGAGCTGCCTCAGTGATTTCGTGGGGCTTGACCCGCTCGACTCACCTGAAGTTGACCGGGTGCAGCATCGTCTGCCTTCGGCGGTGTTTCGTAGTATCATCGCCGAGCACCGGCAGTCCGACCGGTTCGTCTGGGCCTTGTCTCCGAATGAGAGGTTTCTCGCAGGGGCGTCGTGGCTCTCGGCCGTTCGTGGCGCACCTATCTCGATATGGGATGATGATGGTGTGAAGTCGGCTACGACAGCTTCGCCCGTCAGCTATGTACAGGACATGGAGTTCACCCCCGACAACCAGTTCCTTGTTGTGGGAGGGGGAGAAGGATGGGCAGCTTTTCAGATGCCGGATCTGTCCAGATATGGTTTTGTCCGGGGAGATAAGATCGACTCAGTAGCCGTGCATCCGATGGGACGAATGCTGGCAACGAGCGGTAATAGCCCAATGGTCGAGCTGTGGTCACTGACCTCGAATCGGTTGCTTGCCCAGCTGGAGTCTTCCCTGCCAGAGGGAGGCAGGAATATCGAGTTCAGTGCGGATGGTACGGTCTTGCTGGCCCTGGATGGCGGCGGTGCGATTCGACGTGCCTGGAGCGTAGGTGGAACCCCTGAGCGGCGTATCTTTGGCGGGCATCAAGGGGGCATAACTGGCCTCTCCTTCAGTCCAGATGGTGCCTACTTGGCCTCGGCATCTAAAGACATGACCGTGAAGATCTGGAACACGGTATCGGGAAGACTGGAGGGCACGTGTGAGGGACACCGAGCAGCGATACAGAGTCTCTCCTTCAGCCCCGAAGCGCCCTTTCTCGTGTCCGGTGATTGGGCTGGTGACGTTCGGCTCTGGAACGCTCACACGGCTCAGTTCGTTCAGGCTCTGGACCAGCCGAAGTTCCTGGCACAGGTATGGCGGGTGCGATTTAGCCCGTCTGGCCGCTACTTGGCAGTGGGGGGCAGCAACGGCTTGGCGATCTGGCGCATCGAACACACTTCAGGTGTACTTCGGGCATCGATCGTATCGTCCCACGAGGGTCTCGCCGTCCGAGACGTAGCGATTCACCCAGCCGAGCATGAGTTCGTGTTCGCTGTCGATGAGGGCCGTTTGTACCGGGCCACTCTGGAGGATCAACCGGTGCCACTGAGTGTACCTCTGACTGTGCGATTCCCCGTCTACTCCCTCCATTTCACGTATGATGGGCACTGGCTGCGGTTTGTCGGGCAAGACAACTCGATTGCGACATACGATTGGTGTTCCAGCTCACAAATCGCCGCGACTACAGAGAAGTTCGACCAGTGTTTAACGGCGGTCAGTGGGCAAGGCCGCTGGCTGGCTGCGCGCCGGCCCGCCAACCGTCTCCTGGTCTATGATCTTGCAGCCGATCGTGTGCTCTTCAGCTTACCCCCTGAAAACACCAATATCTGGAGCTTAGAATGGTCTTCCGATGCCACGGCCCTGGCGGAGGGTCGCTCAAATGGCGAACTCGCCGTCTGGAACCTGGAGGCGGTTCGGCAGCGCCTGGCCGAATTCAGGATTGCGGTCGCATCCACAATTCAGGAGTTGCCTGTCCCCATGCCGATTGCGATGCCATCCGAACAGCAACCGCACGCTCAGTTCCCATCAGAGCAGACCTTCGAGAACACCCATCCGGCCAACTGA